The Thunnus thynnus chromosome 2, fThuThy2.1, whole genome shotgun sequence genome includes a region encoding these proteins:
- the LOC137169552 gene encoding probable G-protein coupled receptor 21 yields MNSSSDANQSGSPPFCLLGTVGYSHSLDTCVLEVVVILFLTVLIIAGNLVVIFVFHCAPLLHHHTTSHFIQTMAYADLLVGVSCLVPSLSLLHYLRGLNEELTCKAFGYMVSVLKSVSMASLACISVDRYIAITRPLSYATLVTPCRLRVCIVLIWVYSALIFLPSFFGWGKPGYHGDIFQWCADSWKTNPGFSTFIVGLLYAPAALTVCFTYGSIFRICRQHTREITQRHARFSSQTEGDKGERCEGCPDKRYAMVLFRITSVFYVLWMPYILYFLLESAGLYHHKVASFLTTWLAISNSFCNCLIYSLSNSVFRKGLGRLFSPLFPSCLGCTDAKKAPAPVSPRPDPRCQV; encoded by the coding sequence ATGAACTCTTCCTCCGATGCCAACCAAAGCGGCTCTCCCCCGTTCTGCCTGCTGGGCACCGTGGGTTACTCCCACAGCCTGGATACCTGCGTGCTGGAGGTGGTCgtcatcctcttcctcaccgTGCTCATCATCGCCGGAAACCTGGTGGTAATCTTTGTCTTCCACTGCGCCCCGCTGCTGCACCACCACACCACCAGCCACTTCATCCAGACCATGGCCTACGCTGACCTGCTGGTGGGCGTCAGCTGCCTGGTGCCCTCGCTGTCCCTCCTCCACTACCTCCGAGGCCTGAACGAGGAGCTCACCTGCAAGGCGTTTGGCTACATGGTCTCCGTGCTGAAGAGCGTCTCCATGGCCTCGCTAGCATGCATCAGCGTCGATCGCTACATCGCCATCACCCGCCCGCTGTCGTACGCCACGCTGGTGACGCCGTGCCGGCTGAGGGTGTGCATCGTCCTCATCTGGGTTTACTCGGCTCTGATCTTCCTGCCGTCCTTCTTCGGCTGGGGGAAGCCAGGTTATCACGGGGACATTTTTCAGTGGTGCGCCGACTCCTGGAAGACCAACCCGGGGTTCAGCACCTTCATCGTTGGACTTCTGTACGCACCGGCGGCACTGACCGTCTGCTTCACCTACGGAAGTATATTCCGGATCTGCAGGCAGCACACGAGGGAGATCACCCAACGCCACGCCCGCTTCAGCTCGCAGACGGAGGGCGATAAAGGCGAGCGATGCGAAGGCTGCCCGGACAAACGCTACGCCATGGTGCTGTTCCGCATCACCAGCGTCTTCTACGTGTTGTGGATGCCCTACATCCTCTACTTCCTCCTGGAGAGCGCCGGCCTCTACCACCACAAGGTGGCGTCATTCCTCACAACATGGCTGGCCATTAGCAACAGCTTCTGTAACTGTCTCATCTACAGCCTCTCCAACAGCGTCTTCCGGAAGGGTCTCGGTCGCCTCTTCAGTCCGTTGTTTCCTTCCTGCCTTGGCTGCACGGACGCCAAAAAGGCTCCGGCCCCCGTCAGCCCGCGACCAGACCCTCGATGCCAAGTATGA